Proteins encoded together in one Terriglobales bacterium window:
- a CDS encoding DUF2157 domain-containing protein, with the protein MPISPKLEKKLSEWTAAGALDVGSAQRVRDYENARVEPRFRWPIIIALAFGALLMGAGILLFIAAHWDDLSPSSRFALVLVMTAGFHVAGAFAAEKFEKLAIALHAIGTVTLGAGIFLAGQIFNLEEHWPGGVMLWALGAWIAWFIRRDWTQALLAAILTPWWLAGEWMVATQRHHGNSAEQILAAGIALLSLAYISLRKTGERDLAGRAISAVGCVAFLPAAVTLILESPFRWWWSNPLPSNLRLMGWTGALLLPALLALPFRRAKAWMNAVAAPWVFLGSYLAGFIAIEKNAVLPIWAVSTAALMMAWGIAEERRELRILAQFAFGFAAVDAMVWANDSKSFFAFLVCLAGCVAWCWYGTRYGQKAMINGGIAMFGVTVMFFYFSSIMDKMDRSLSLIGLGLLFLLGGWFLEKTRRRLVAMAKGAGA; encoded by the coding sequence ATGCCTATCTCACCGAAGCTCGAGAAGAAGCTTTCCGAGTGGACCGCCGCCGGCGCGCTCGACGTGGGTTCCGCGCAGCGAGTCCGCGACTACGAGAACGCGCGGGTCGAGCCGCGCTTCCGCTGGCCAATCATCATCGCGCTCGCGTTCGGGGCGCTGCTGATGGGCGCCGGCATCCTGCTGTTCATCGCGGCGCACTGGGACGACCTCTCGCCCTCGAGCCGCTTCGCGCTCGTGCTGGTGATGACCGCCGGCTTCCACGTGGCGGGCGCCTTCGCGGCGGAGAAGTTCGAGAAGCTGGCGATCGCGCTGCACGCCATCGGCACGGTCACGCTGGGCGCGGGGATATTTCTCGCCGGCCAGATCTTCAACCTGGAAGAGCACTGGCCGGGCGGGGTGATGCTGTGGGCGCTGGGCGCGTGGATCGCGTGGTTCATCCGGCGCGACTGGACGCAGGCGCTGCTGGCCGCCATCCTGACGCCGTGGTGGCTGGCGGGCGAGTGGATGGTCGCGACGCAGCGGCATCACGGCAACTCGGCCGAGCAGATCCTGGCGGCGGGCATCGCGCTGCTCTCGCTGGCGTACATCTCGCTGCGCAAGACGGGCGAGCGCGACCTGGCGGGCCGGGCAATCTCGGCGGTGGGCTGCGTGGCGTTCCTGCCGGCGGCGGTCACGCTCATCCTGGAATCCCCGTTCCGGTGGTGGTGGAGCAATCCGCTGCCGTCGAACCTGCGGCTGATGGGATGGACGGGCGCGCTGCTGCTGCCCGCGCTGCTGGCGCTTCCCTTCCGCCGCGCGAAAGCGTGGATGAACGCCGTGGCGGCGCCGTGGGTGTTCCTCGGCAGCTACCTGGCCGGCTTCATCGCGATCGAGAAGAACGCGGTGCTGCCGATCTGGGCGGTGTCGACGGCGGCGCTGATGATGGCGTGGGGCATCGCGGAGGAGCGGCGCGAGCTGCGCATCCTCGCGCAGTTCGCCTTCGGCTTCGCGGCGGTCGACGCGATGGTGTGGGCGAACGACAGCAAGAGCTTCTTCGCGTTCCTGGTGTGCCTGGCTGGATGCGTGGCGTGGTGCTGGTACGGCACGCGCTACGGCCAGAAGGCGATGATCAACGGCGGCATCGCGATGTTCGGCGTCACGGTGATGTTCTTCTACTTCTCTTCCATCATGGACAAGATGGATCGCTCGCTCTCGCTCATCGGGCTGGGCTTGCTGTTCCTGCTCGGCGGCTGGTTCCTGGAGAAGACGCGGCGGCGACTGGTGGCGATGGCGAAAGGAGCCGGCGCATGA
- a CDS encoding oxidative damage protection protein, which yields MAQRMVKCVKFGKEMPGLDEPPFDTELGQKIYEQVSAEAWRLWGEHAKMVINEYRLNPADKKAQEIIIHHMEQFFFGEGAVLPPDYVPPQQKQ from the coding sequence ATGGCACAGCGCATGGTGAAGTGCGTCAAGTTCGGCAAAGAGATGCCGGGACTGGACGAGCCGCCGTTCGACACCGAACTGGGGCAGAAGATCTACGAACAGGTGTCGGCGGAGGCGTGGCGGCTGTGGGGCGAGCACGCCAAGATGGTCATCAACGAGTACCGCCTGAATCCCGCCGACAAGAAGGCGCAGGAGATCATCATCCACCACATGGAGCAGTTCTTCTTCGGCGAGGGCGCCGTGCTCCCGCCGGATTACGTCCCGCCGCAGCAGAAGCAGTGA
- a CDS encoding CUAEP/CCAEP-tail radical SAM protein: protein MRVLLISTYELGRQPFGLASPAAWLREAGHQVTQLDLARQKLDEGAVRAAELACFYLPMHTATRLALPVIARVRELNPRARLCAYGLYAPLNAERLRAAGVTAIVGGEFEGELLRLANGADETPAPLPAGHERSADGFVSLARLSFRVPDRAGLPPLGEYAQLRMTDGTLRTVGYTEASRGCKHLCRHCPVVNVYQGAFRVVQREVVLEDVRRQVAAGAGHITFGDPDFFNGPAHAMEIVRALHREFPQVTYDATIKVEHLLQHAELLPELKASGCAFVTSAVESLDDAVLARLEKGHTRADFLRAVELMRAAELPLSPTFIPFTPWTTLAVYSDLLKTLAELELVEHVAPVQLAIRLLIPAGSRLLELEEVRGWVGEFDREKLAYPWRHPDAGVDELQRQVEGVVALIGKHDTPRAEVFGAVCALVRDLSTEIPAWTPPPLAARATIPYLTEPWYC from the coding sequence ATGCGCGTCCTCCTCATCTCGACCTACGAGCTCGGCCGGCAGCCTTTTGGGCTGGCCTCGCCTGCGGCCTGGCTGCGCGAGGCGGGGCACCAAGTCACGCAGCTCGACCTCGCGCGCCAGAAGCTCGACGAGGGGGCGGTGCGCGCGGCGGAGCTGGCGTGCTTCTACCTGCCGATGCACACGGCGACGCGGCTGGCGCTGCCGGTCATCGCGCGCGTGCGGGAGTTGAACCCGCGGGCGCGGCTATGCGCCTACGGGCTCTACGCGCCGCTGAATGCGGAGCGGCTGCGGGCGGCGGGAGTCACGGCGATCGTCGGCGGGGAGTTCGAAGGCGAGTTGCTGAGGCTGGCGAACGGCGCGGACGAGACGCCTGCGCCCCTGCCGGCGGGACATGAGCGCTCCGCCGATGGATTCGTTTCTCTCGCGCGGCTGAGTTTTCGCGTGCCCGACCGCGCGGGGCTGCCGCCGCTGGGCGAGTATGCGCAGTTGCGCATGACGGACGGAACGCTGCGCACCGTCGGCTACACGGAGGCGAGCCGCGGCTGCAAGCACTTGTGCCGGCACTGTCCGGTGGTGAACGTCTACCAGGGCGCGTTCCGCGTGGTGCAGCGCGAGGTGGTGCTGGAAGACGTGCGGCGGCAGGTCGCAGCCGGCGCGGGGCACATCACCTTCGGCGATCCCGACTTCTTCAACGGCCCGGCGCACGCGATGGAGATCGTGCGCGCGCTGCATCGTGAGTTCCCGCAGGTCACGTACGACGCGACCATCAAGGTCGAGCACCTGCTCCAGCACGCGGAGTTGCTGCCGGAGCTGAAGGCGAGCGGCTGCGCGTTCGTCACCAGCGCGGTCGAGTCGCTCGACGACGCCGTGCTCGCGCGCCTGGAGAAGGGCCACACGCGCGCCGACTTCCTGCGCGCGGTCGAGCTGATGCGCGCGGCGGAGCTGCCGCTCTCGCCCACGTTCATCCCGTTCACGCCGTGGACCACGCTGGCGGTCTATTCGGACCTGCTGAAGACGCTCGCCGAGCTTGAGCTGGTCGAGCACGTGGCGCCGGTGCAGTTGGCCATCCGGCTGCTCATCCCGGCGGGCTCGCGCCTGTTGGAGTTGGAGGAAGTGCGGGGGTGGGTGGGCGAGTTCGACCGCGAGAAGCTGGCATATCCGTGGCGGCATCCGGATGCCGGGGTGGATGAATTGCAGCGGCAGGTGGAGGGCGTGGTCGCGCTCATCGGCAAGCACGACACGCCGCGCGCGGAGGTGTTCGGTGCGGTGTGCGCGCTGGTGCGCGATCTTTCTACGGAGATTCCCGCGTGGACGCCGCCGCCGTTGGCCGCGCGCGCGACCATCCCGTACCTCACCGAGCCCTGGTACTGTTGA
- a CDS encoding pitrilysin family protein → MHKTRSFVATLLLLFVAFSAFAQEAEKGTSKKAVQRKNLAPVSTEALQVKLPRPMETRLPNGLTVLVLERHKLPTVAFVLWVKTGQLHDPKSMPGLSEFLAANIREGTAKRNSAQIAGETDQLGATLNTGAGYGSDITSVSISGLVESADKMLDLMSDVALNPSFPQAELDKYKTRKLAQLEDQRSDPSFLANEKFYEVLYRDFPAAVISATPESVKAMTVAELQKAHAVRFVPGNAILGVVGDLTQQQALELAKKYFGGWKQGAAPDSALPALPAPLPRKTYLIDRPGSVQTNLVAGEFGLKRTDPDYIPMVVMDQVLGAGAASRLFLQLREEKGYTYGSYSSFDADVYPGPVTATSEQRNAVTDGAMHELTNELRKMGDEPVPDDELKETKNSITAVFALSLESPTNLLNRWLTVKYYGLPLDYWDTYPAKVSAVTAADVQRVGKKYLDPNHLQIVVVGDAKQPGTEEKENPKTIKDVVGGYGPLEMFDADGKPVKAAGAAAGKPSGK, encoded by the coding sequence ATGCACAAGACCAGATCATTCGTCGCAACGCTGTTGTTGCTGTTCGTCGCGTTCTCCGCGTTCGCCCAGGAAGCCGAAAAGGGCACGTCGAAAAAAGCCGTGCAGCGCAAGAACCTGGCGCCGGTCAGCACGGAGGCGCTGCAGGTCAAGCTGCCGCGCCCGATGGAGACCAGGCTGCCCAACGGGCTCACCGTGCTGGTGCTCGAGAGGCACAAGCTGCCCACGGTCGCGTTCGTGCTGTGGGTGAAGACGGGCCAGCTGCATGACCCGAAGAGCATGCCGGGGCTGAGCGAGTTCCTGGCGGCCAACATCCGGGAGGGCACGGCGAAGCGGAACTCCGCGCAGATCGCCGGCGAGACCGACCAGCTCGGCGCCACCCTGAACACGGGCGCGGGATACGGGTCGGACATCACCAGCGTCTCCATCTCGGGCCTGGTGGAATCGGCCGACAAGATGCTCGACCTGATGAGCGACGTGGCGCTGAACCCCTCGTTCCCGCAGGCCGAACTGGACAAGTACAAGACGCGGAAGCTGGCGCAGCTCGAAGACCAGCGGTCGGACCCGAGCTTCCTCGCGAACGAGAAGTTCTATGAGGTGCTGTACCGCGACTTCCCCGCCGCGGTGATCTCGGCGACGCCGGAATCGGTGAAGGCGATGACGGTGGCGGAGCTGCAGAAGGCGCACGCTGTGCGCTTCGTCCCCGGGAACGCCATCCTGGGCGTGGTGGGCGACCTGACGCAGCAACAGGCGCTGGAGCTGGCGAAGAAGTACTTTGGCGGATGGAAGCAGGGGGCGGCGCCGGACTCCGCGCTGCCCGCGCTGCCGGCGCCGCTGCCGCGCAAGACGTACCTCATCGACCGCCCGGGTTCGGTGCAGACCAACCTGGTGGCCGGCGAGTTCGGCTTGAAGCGCACCGACCCGGACTACATCCCGATGGTGGTGATGGACCAGGTGCTGGGCGCGGGCGCGGCGTCGCGGCTGTTCCTGCAATTGCGCGAGGAGAAGGGCTACACCTACGGGTCGTACAGCAGCTTCGACGCCGACGTGTATCCCGGCCCGGTCACGGCGACCAGCGAACAGCGCAACGCCGTCACCGACGGCGCGATGCACGAGCTCACCAACGAGCTGCGCAAGATGGGCGACGAGCCCGTCCCCGACGACGAACTCAAGGAGACCAAGAACTCCATCACCGCGGTCTTTGCGCTCTCGCTCGAGAGCCCGACGAACCTGCTCAACCGCTGGCTGACCGTGAAGTATTACGGCCTGCCGCTCGACTACTGGGACACCTACCCGGCCAAGGTCAGCGCGGTGACGGCGGCCGACGTGCAGCGCGTGGGCAAGAAGTATCTGGACCCGAACCACCTGCAGATCGTGGTGGTCGGCGACGCCAAGCAGCCGGGCACGGAAGAGAAAGAGAACCCGAAGACGATCAAGGACGTGGTCGGGGGCTACGGCCCGCTGGAGATGTTCGACGCCGACGGCAAGCCGGTGAAAGCCGCCGGAGCCGCCGCGGGGAAACCCAGCGGGAAGTGA
- a CDS encoding tetratricopeptide repeat protein, with protein MALGFGFNKQKVLAAAEKAVQQGKLQSAITEYEKVTKEDPKDLTVLNTIGDLYSRVGDSHKAAHYFKKVGDHYASDGFTVKAIAMYKKLVKLIPGETEAILKLAELYTQQGLYNDARQQYVLVADAYMKSNELDAAAKIFQKMLELDPENSTMQSRLADLYVKLGKKDEAKSIFFNAAQSLYAKGAFDAADEACNRVLHLDPANADALMLRGAIAADSGDGASAVKYLEQIPNVDSRPEALRALMRAHLLLNQPAQAEPIANKLLTVHNDINGLTSFAESLMSAGQLEKALAVYDQYADKLLAANPTGIITALHSSINKIKENAPALQILRSVYLKARDTTHLNEVSELLAHAYVQDGQLEKARDLYKELSDLEPENTLHAQNYKQILAKLGDSASRPLTAEESSQAFMVDELESTTAPQIEQQYAAETAAAIRNGLTESELFDSYNLPAKAIGPLEAVLPLAPEDAQVNQRLASLYARAERYAEAARCCEVLAKLHTTAGHDKEAKQFADMAAKYRDRAAAAPAKAAAPAPAAAPPAAPAPAAPAEFGFEVSAEAPAPAAETPAAPAEFGFEVSVPAAETTPAREVDLSNEWETMVASEPSAAPLAVDAGKEAADEARFYLGQSMFNEARGALEKLEQVAPGHPDLAGLRAELETAAAPAPAAPAASEPSVAEFVFDTAAIQATVEPEAAPEPPPPPPPPAKPAPKPEAPKPAAKPAPAPAAAAKDVLSDFVLDLESSLGDDFAIGGGKPTAAPPPPPPPPPPAAKPAPAKAAPPPPPPPPPPAAKPAAPAMSAAAAPAPAPETKIEGAEASNALSDMFAEFKEDVEETAGQAEDPDTHYNLGVAFKEMGLLDEAIGELQKVCQAIEHGHPFSQVMQAYTWLAHCLSEKGAPQAAVRWYEKALHVSNIDPESRLAVYYELASAHEAAGNKKEALSNFMEVYGSNIDYRDVAERIKALKA; from the coding sequence ATGGCGCTCGGTTTCGGCTTCAACAAGCAGAAAGTCCTCGCAGCGGCGGAGAAGGCTGTCCAGCAGGGCAAGCTCCAGTCCGCCATTACCGAGTATGAAAAGGTCACCAAGGAAGACCCCAAGGACCTGACCGTCCTGAACACCATCGGCGACCTCTACTCGCGGGTGGGCGACAGCCACAAGGCCGCGCACTACTTCAAGAAGGTCGGCGACCACTACGCCTCCGATGGCTTCACGGTGAAAGCCATCGCGATGTACAAGAAGCTGGTCAAGCTGATCCCGGGCGAGACCGAAGCCATCCTGAAGCTCGCCGAGCTCTACACCCAGCAGGGTCTCTACAACGACGCGCGGCAGCAGTACGTGCTGGTAGCCGACGCGTACATGAAATCGAACGAGCTGGACGCGGCCGCCAAGATCTTCCAGAAGATGCTGGAGCTCGATCCCGAGAACTCCACCATGCAGTCGCGGCTGGCGGACTTGTACGTGAAGCTGGGCAAGAAGGACGAGGCGAAGAGCATCTTCTTCAACGCGGCGCAGTCGCTCTACGCCAAGGGCGCGTTCGACGCCGCCGACGAAGCCTGCAACCGCGTCCTGCACCTGGACCCGGCCAACGCCGACGCGCTGATGCTGCGCGGCGCCATCGCCGCCGATTCCGGGGACGGCGCCAGCGCGGTCAAGTACCTGGAGCAGATCCCCAACGTGGATTCGCGGCCGGAGGCGCTGCGCGCCCTGATGCGCGCGCACCTGCTGCTGAACCAGCCCGCCCAGGCCGAGCCCATCGCCAACAAGCTGCTCACCGTCCACAACGACATCAACGGGCTCACCTCGTTCGCGGAATCGCTGATGTCGGCCGGACAGCTGGAAAAGGCGCTCGCGGTCTACGACCAGTATGCCGACAAGCTGCTGGCCGCCAATCCCACCGGCATCATCACGGCGCTGCACTCCTCCATCAATAAGATCAAGGAGAACGCGCCGGCGCTGCAGATCCTGCGCAGCGTCTACCTCAAAGCGCGCGACACCACCCACCTGAACGAGGTCTCCGAGCTGCTGGCGCACGCCTACGTGCAGGACGGCCAGCTCGAGAAGGCGCGCGACCTCTACAAAGAGCTCTCCGACCTCGAGCCGGAGAACACGCTGCACGCGCAGAACTACAAGCAGATCCTCGCCAAGCTGGGCGACTCGGCGTCGCGTCCCCTGACGGCGGAAGAAAGCTCGCAGGCCTTCATGGTCGACGAGCTGGAGAGCACGACCGCGCCGCAGATCGAGCAGCAATACGCGGCCGAGACGGCGGCGGCGATCCGCAACGGGCTCACGGAGTCGGAGCTGTTCGATTCCTACAACCTGCCGGCCAAGGCGATCGGGCCGCTCGAAGCCGTGCTGCCGCTGGCGCCCGAAGACGCGCAGGTCAACCAGCGGCTGGCCTCGCTGTACGCGCGCGCCGAGCGCTACGCCGAAGCCGCCCGCTGCTGCGAGGTCCTGGCCAAGCTGCACACCACCGCCGGACACGACAAGGAAGCCAAGCAGTTCGCCGACATGGCGGCGAAGTACCGCGATCGCGCCGCGGCCGCGCCGGCCAAGGCCGCCGCACCCGCCCCGGCAGCGGCGCCGCCCGCCGCGCCGGCGCCGGCGGCCCCGGCGGAATTCGGCTTCGAGGTCTCGGCCGAGGCGCCGGCCCCGGCTGCGGAAACGCCTGCCGCGCCCGCGGAGTTCGGCTTCGAGGTGAGCGTGCCCGCGGCCGAGACCACGCCGGCGCGCGAAGTCGACCTCTCGAACGAGTGGGAGACGATGGTCGCGTCCGAGCCGTCTGCCGCGCCGCTCGCGGTCGATGCGGGCAAGGAAGCCGCCGACGAAGCGCGCTTCTACCTCGGCCAGTCGATGTTCAACGAGGCGCGCGGCGCGCTGGAGAAACTCGAGCAGGTCGCGCCCGGGCATCCCGACCTCGCCGGTCTGCGCGCGGAGCTCGAAACCGCCGCCGCGCCTGCTCCGGCGGCACCCGCGGCCAGCGAGCCGAGCGTCGCGGAGTTCGTGTTTGATACCGCCGCGATCCAGGCCACGGTCGAGCCGGAGGCCGCACCCGAACCACCGCCGCCTCCGCCGCCTCCCGCGAAGCCCGCACCCAAGCCGGAAGCGCCGAAGCCGGCGGCCAAGCCTGCGCCGGCGCCCGCAGCCGCCGCCAAGGACGTGCTCAGCGACTTCGTGCTCGACCTCGAGTCGTCGCTGGGCGACGATTTCGCCATCGGCGGCGGCAAGCCCACGGCTGCTCCGCCACCTCCGCCACCTCCGCCGCCTCCGGCGGCAAAGCCGGCGCCGGCAAAAGCTGCTCCGCCGCCGCCGCCACCTCCGCCTCCACCGGCAGCAAAGCCGGCGGCCCCGGCGATGTCCGCCGCCGCCGCGCCTGCGCCCGCTCCCGAGACGAAGATCGAGGGCGCCGAAGCCTCGAACGCGCTCAGCGACATGTTCGCCGAGTTCAAGGAGGACGTGGAAGAGACCGCCGGCCAGGCCGAGGATCCCGACACGCACTACAACCTCGGCGTCGCGTTCAAGGAGATGGGCCTGCTCGACGAGGCCATCGGCGAGTTGCAGAAGGTGTGCCAGGCGATCGAGCACGGGCATCCGTTCTCGCAGGTCATGCAGGCGTACACCTGGCTGGCGCACTGCCTGAGCGAAAAGGGCGCGCCGCAGGCCGCGGTGAGGTGGTACGAGAAGGCGCTGCACGTGTCCAACATCGATCCGGAAAGCCGGCTCGCGGTCTATTACGAGCTGGCGTCAGCGCACGAGGCCGCCGGCAACAAGAAAGAAGCGCTCTCCAACTTCATGGAAGTCTACGGATCGAACATCGACTACCGCGACGTCGCCGAACGCATCAAAGCACTGAAGGCGTAG
- a CDS encoding pitrilysin family protein — MRIHRSPGLLLALALLVPLAPAQSAKSKGKAAAAAAPPAAMSTKPATIPPLKYTDTKLANGLRVIIAEDHTAPVYGIAVSYNVGGRNERPGRTGFAHLFEHMMFQGSEKVGKGEHFILIENNGGGMNGTTNEDRTNYFEILPKNQLELGLFLEADRMKSLNVNQANLDNQRNAVQEERRLGIDNQPYGKSYLEIDNLAYDNFSYKHSVIGEMRDLDHASLDDVRDFFRIYYAPNNAVLALVGDLDTQKTLELVNKYFGSIPAQPAAAQPDLTEPEHYGERRTTIHDPLARLPMILMAYHIPAGNTPDNYALQMFASIMGTGRSSRLYQHLVKEKQLATQISLQTDSRIGPSLLYVTAIPRPGVKPEDLEKAIYDEIALVQKEGVSAAELDKARTLARRAQIQARQSSLTTARRLADYAVYFNDPSLINTMYDKLAAVTAEQIKAAAAKYLVPTERAVVITLPAPKPQAEPAAGQ, encoded by the coding sequence ATGAGGATCCACCGTAGTCCAGGCCTGCTGCTGGCGCTCGCCTTGCTGGTACCGTTGGCGCCGGCGCAGTCCGCGAAGAGCAAGGGCAAGGCCGCGGCGGCGGCCGCGCCGCCGGCGGCGATGTCGACCAAGCCCGCCACCATCCCGCCGCTGAAGTACACCGACACCAAGCTGGCGAACGGCCTGCGGGTGATCATCGCCGAGGACCACACCGCGCCGGTGTACGGCATCGCGGTGAGCTACAACGTGGGCGGGCGCAACGAGCGCCCCGGGCGCACCGGCTTCGCGCACCTGTTCGAGCACATGATGTTCCAGGGCTCGGAGAAGGTGGGCAAGGGCGAGCACTTCATCCTGATCGAGAACAACGGCGGCGGGATGAACGGCACCACCAACGAGGACCGCACCAACTACTTCGAGATCCTGCCCAAGAACCAGCTGGAGCTGGGGCTGTTCCTGGAAGCCGACCGCATGAAGTCGCTGAACGTGAACCAGGCCAACCTCGACAACCAGCGCAATGCGGTGCAGGAAGAGCGGCGGCTGGGCATCGACAACCAGCCCTACGGCAAGTCGTACCTGGAGATCGACAACCTGGCGTACGACAACTTCAGCTACAAGCACTCGGTGATCGGGGAGATGCGCGACCTCGACCACGCGTCGCTCGACGACGTGCGCGACTTCTTCCGCATCTACTACGCGCCCAACAACGCGGTGCTCGCGCTGGTCGGCGACCTCGACACGCAGAAGACGCTGGAGCTGGTGAACAAGTATTTCGGCTCGATCCCGGCGCAGCCGGCGGCGGCGCAGCCTGACCTGACCGAGCCCGAGCACTACGGCGAGCGGCGCACCACCATCCACGACCCGCTGGCGCGCCTGCCGATGATCCTGATGGCGTACCACATCCCCGCGGGCAACACGCCCGACAACTACGCGCTGCAGATGTTCGCCAGCATCATGGGGACGGGACGCAGCTCGCGCCTCTACCAGCACCTGGTGAAGGAGAAGCAGCTGGCGACGCAGATCAGCCTGCAGACCGACAGCCGCATCGGGCCGAGCCTGCTGTACGTGACCGCCATCCCGCGCCCGGGCGTGAAGCCCGAGGACCTGGAGAAGGCCATCTACGATGAGATCGCGCTGGTGCAGAAGGAGGGCGTGAGCGCCGCGGAACTGGACAAGGCGCGGACGCTGGCGCGGCGCGCGCAGATCCAGGCGCGGCAGTCGTCGCTGACCACGGCGCGCCGCCTGGCGGACTACGCCGTCTACTTCAACGACCCGTCGCTCATCAACACCATGTACGACAAGCTCGCCGCCGTGACCGCGGAGCAGATCAAGGCCGCGGCCGCGAAGTACCTGGTCCCGACCGAGCGCGCCGTCGTCATCACCTTGCCCGCCCCCAAGCCGCAGGCCGAGCCCGCGGCCGGACAATAG
- a CDS encoding ATP-grasp domain-containing protein, protein MARSPSSARTDTMPAPHPSRVLFLTTKLGYQTRAFVAAAQKLELEVVFGSDRCGKLEDPWRDHALPLHFEQPDEAARKVVEFARAQRVAAIVAIGDRPTPTAARACAALGLPFHPPEAADLCRDKHAMRRRLREAGLLAPRFQRFTVDSDSATVTAGIASATGYPCVLKPLALSGSRGVIRADSPQEAAAAFERIRKLLRDPDITQLREETSGYIQAEEYIGGYEVALEAVVDRGRPHPLALFDKPEPLTGPYFEETIYVTPSRRSPAEQTAIVRTLEQCVAALGLKHGPVHAEFRLNERGVWPLEVAARPIGGLCAATLRFKLPLVEEEMSLEEVIIRLALGMDTKRVVRETAASGVMMIPIPRGGILEGVDGIEDARNVAGIESVEITVQPGRKLVPLPEGGSYLGFIFARGESPDVVEAALREAHGKLRFRIAEEIPVVR, encoded by the coding sequence GTGGCGCGCTCGCCCTCGAGCGCGCGGACTGACACCATGCCGGCGCCGCACCCATCCCGTGTCCTCTTCCTGACGACCAAGCTCGGGTACCAGACGCGTGCCTTCGTCGCCGCGGCGCAGAAGCTCGAGCTCGAAGTCGTTTTTGGCAGCGACCGCTGCGGCAAGCTCGAGGACCCGTGGCGCGATCACGCTCTGCCGCTGCACTTCGAGCAGCCCGACGAGGCCGCGCGCAAGGTGGTGGAGTTTGCGCGCGCGCAGCGCGTCGCCGCCATCGTCGCCATCGGCGACCGCCCCACTCCCACGGCCGCGCGCGCCTGCGCCGCGCTGGGCTTGCCCTTTCACCCGCCCGAAGCCGCCGACCTCTGCCGCGACAAGCACGCCATGCGCCGGCGCCTGCGCGAGGCCGGCCTGCTCGCGCCGCGCTTCCAGCGCTTCACCGTCGACTCCGACTCTGCGACCGTGACCGCCGGCATCGCCTCCGCCACCGGATACCCCTGCGTCCTGAAACCGCTCGCGCTCTCCGGCAGCCGCGGCGTCATCCGCGCCGACTCGCCGCAAGAAGCCGCCGCCGCCTTCGAGCGCATCCGCAAGCTGCTCCGCGATCCCGACATCACGCAACTGCGCGAGGAGACCAGCGGCTACATCCAGGCGGAGGAGTACATCGGCGGATACGAGGTCGCGCTCGAAGCCGTGGTGGACCGCGGCCGCCCGCACCCGCTCGCGCTGTTCGACAAGCCCGAGCCGCTCACCGGCCCCTACTTCGAAGAAACGATCTACGTGACGCCGTCGCGCCGCTCGCCCGCCGAGCAGACCGCCATCGTCCGCACGCTCGAGCAGTGCGTCGCCGCGCTCGGGTTGAAGCACGGCCCCGTCCATGCCGAGTTCCGGCTGAACGAGCGCGGGGTATGGCCGCTCGAAGTCGCGGCGCGCCCTATCGGCGGCCTCTGCGCCGCGACCCTGCGCTTCAAGCTGCCGCTGGTCGAGGAAGAGATGTCGCTGGAGGAAGTGATCATCCGGCTCGCGCTCGGGATGGACACCAAGCGCGTCGTCCGCGAGACCGCCGCCAGCGGCGTGATGATGATCCCCATCCCGCGCGGCGGGATATTGGAGGGCGTAGACGGGATCGAAGACGCGCGCAACGTCGCAGGTATCGAGTCGGTCGAGATCACCGTCCAGCCCGGGCGCAAGCTCGTCCCGCTCCCCGAGGGCGGCAGCTACCTCGGCTTCATCTTCGCGCGCGGGGAGTCGCCGGATGTTGTGGAGGCCGCGCTGCGCGAGGCGCACGGCAAGCTGCGCTTCAGGATCGCGGAAGAGATCCCTGTCGTCCGCTAG